CTTTGCGGTATGCTCCAGACCGGCACCATCCTTTGCTACGACAAGATGGTGAAGGAATTCGGCGTTGAACCGGCTTACGCGGTCAAGCTGCTCCAGTACGGCTGGGAAACCATTTCCGAAGCCCTGAAGCACGGCGGCATCACGAACATGATGGACCGTCTCTCCAACCCGGCCAAGATCCGCGCAACGGAACTCGCCGAGAAGATGAAGAAGATCATGAAGCCGCTCTACTGCGAACACCAGGACAACATCATCTCTGGCAAGTTCTCCAGCACCATGATGGTCGACTGGGAAGCCGGCGACAAGGACCTCCTCAAGTGGCGTGGCGAAACGGGCGAGCTCGAATTCGAAAAGGTCGAAGCTACCGACAAGGTCATCACCGAACAGGAATACTTCGACCGCGGCGTTCTCATGACCGCCATGATCAAGGCCGGTGTGGAACTTGCATTCGAAACCATGTGCTCCGTGGGCATCAAGCCGATGAGCGCCTACTACGAATCCCTCCACGAGACTCCGCTTATCGCGAACCTCATCGCTCGTAAGAAGTTGTACGAAATGAACCGCGTGATCAGCGACACCGCCGAATACGGTTGCTACCTGTTCGCCAACAAGTGCGTGCCTCTGCTCGCCGACTTCATGAAGAACGAAGTGAAGAAGGACGACATCGGTGCTATCTACGGCGAAGGCAAGACCACCGCTGTGGATAACGAAGAACTCATCAAGGTGAACAAGAACATCCGTCAGCATCCGGTTGAAGAAGTCGGTGCTTGGCTGCGTGAACGCATGTCCGGCATGACCCGCGTCGTGTAACCTTCGCAATACGGCATCACGATTTGGCTCACGTACGTTTTAGTACGCTACGCCAAATCGTTCTTTGTCTTGCTCGGTTCCACTTAGCGGGATAAAGAGTGGTGCTGCGGGGGCTCGCGCCTTGTCTTGCTTGATTATCCAACTTTCGAGAAAGATGTTTTGTCGTTCTTGAAATTGCGAAAATTTAGCCCGCCTTTTGGCGGGCTTTTTCTATAAGCGCATGTTTTTTAGCGAGGATGAGTTTAAAAAAATTGCAAGTAGAAAATCGGCACGAAAATGGAAGCGTCGGCCAAGGAAGGGGAGGGGACCGTGCTGCCTTCGCAACTCTGAGCTGGGTCCCCTCCCGCAAGAATATCAGAAAAAAAGGTATGGGAATATTTCCCATTTTTTTTATCTTTGTGAGGTTGAATTTTTGATTAATTGATAGGCGAAAAAAAGATGTTCAAAGTTGGTTTTGATAACGAAGCGTACCTGAAGACCCAGTCCGAAAAGATTGCGGAACGCATTGCAAAGTTTGGCGGAAAGCTTTACCTGGAATTTGGCGGAAAACTGTTCGATGACCATCACGCATCCCGCGTGTTGCCTGGCTTCGCACCCGACAGTAAGATACGCATGCTGGAAAAGATCAAGGACAAGGCCGAAGTCATTATCGCCATCAACGCAGGCGATATCGAGAAGAATAAGGTCCGCGGCGACCTGGGCATTACCTACGATCAGGACGTGCTC
The DNA window shown above is from Fibrobacter sp. and carries:
- the ilvC gene encoding ketol-acid reductoisomerase, translating into MNYFNSIPMRRQLEEIGHCRFMEHSEFSRGVEALKGKKIVFVGCGAQGLHQGLDLRDSGLDVSYTLRKEAIEQKRQSWKNATENGFKVGTYEEMIPDADLVCNLTPDKQHHNVIPAIMKLMKKGAALSYSHGFNIVEEGQEIRKDITVIMVAPKGPGSEVRSEYVRGFGMPCLIAVHPENDPEGKGWDYAKAYAAGLHADRPGVLESSFVAEVKSDLMGEQTILCGMLQTGTILCYDKMVKEFGVEPAYAVKLLQYGWETISEALKHGGITNMMDRLSNPAKIRATELAEKMKKIMKPLYCEHQDNIISGKFSSTMMVDWEAGDKDLLKWRGETGELEFEKVEATDKVITEQEYFDRGVLMTAMIKAGVELAFETMCSVGIKPMSAYYESLHETPLIANLIARKKLYEMNRVISDTAEYGCYLFANKCVPLLADFMKNEVKKDDIGAIYGEGKTTAVDNEELIKVNKNIRQHPVEEVGAWLRERMSGMTRVV